A window of the Candidatus Tanganyikabacteria bacterium genome harbors these coding sequences:
- a CDS encoding PEGA domain-containing protein, giving the protein MQAAKSCFRFLALLVALALSWNAPAAAAGADPGWDAAIAAAARGAATPPDGVTLRSLAVADIREGRTLALWPLSARLEADLAAAVAARKPGFEVLGHPQRADLGAAGRTPGAGKDGVLTGTYRASGADIRFDLVVRDLQGRGTLYALAPVVVAEAALPPGSLPAAGFGRLAIEVDPPGALVFLDGEPVGKGSLSVAAPIGPHLITVAAEGYEVFDETVDVATGAAAHVVAKLKRPSVTVTIEASVPGAAVAIDGVDRGTTPISLSGLAAGKHRVTVTREGYRPYEAEFDWAGGRTQVVRATLVPIPGSLVVTADVGDARVEVDDRDVGRAPVHVADLPPGSHKVRVTAGARTPFEQTVEVRTARTAHLRARLGADAGTESDFRGLAVVPRSAAAADRALALAVQRNLQEVHPEVVLADPVEGVRMANALFPEEGGDDPDLVRKVAQGLQARQVAVVGAGSYEPFAFRWGVWPTRPTLRADVRIHQGTGPRQSVGLPVAFEGGEAWLGSGDRNPDREALLPGLAANVASALAGKPARPLEIPGAPPLIETLSAFTGNTRAGLGFGLLYEVRALDFLEFGAGLAYANALGNDFKSGSRLTYAGAGNDLVYGVGQHHQLRVDALWRFDGPPRPRGPWFDAPRLAPYVGLGARVNVPRYEVYGVNRKDPEGGYYATEPRGSLLGGTKVSFGGLVLRAELEFPVVATIQDKDATTLTLAGGWVF; this is encoded by the coding sequence ATGCAAGCAGCCAAGTCGTGCTTCCGCTTCCTCGCCCTGCTCGTCGCCCTGGCGCTGTCCTGGAATGCGCCCGCGGCCGCTGCCGGCGCCGATCCTGGCTGGGATGCCGCGATCGCGGCGGCCGCCCGGGGAGCCGCCACGCCGCCGGACGGCGTGACGCTACGTTCCCTGGCCGTGGCCGACATCCGCGAGGGACGGACCCTGGCGCTCTGGCCGCTCTCCGCGCGGCTGGAGGCCGACCTGGCCGCGGCCGTCGCGGCGCGCAAGCCGGGCTTCGAGGTCCTGGGCCATCCGCAGCGCGCCGACCTCGGCGCGGCGGGCCGAACACCAGGAGCCGGCAAGGACGGTGTGCTCACCGGCACCTACCGGGCCAGCGGCGCGGACATCCGCTTCGACCTGGTCGTGCGCGACCTGCAGGGGCGGGGCACGCTCTACGCCCTGGCGCCGGTCGTCGTCGCCGAGGCGGCGCTGCCGCCCGGATCGTTGCCGGCGGCCGGCTTCGGCCGGCTGGCCATCGAGGTCGATCCGCCGGGCGCCCTGGTGTTCCTCGATGGCGAACCGGTGGGGAAGGGCTCGCTATCCGTCGCCGCGCCGATCGGACCGCACCTGATCACCGTGGCGGCCGAGGGCTACGAGGTCTTCGACGAGACCGTGGACGTCGCGACCGGCGCGGCCGCCCACGTGGTCGCGAAGCTGAAGCGGCCGTCGGTGACCGTCACGATCGAGGCCAGCGTGCCCGGGGCGGCGGTCGCGATCGACGGCGTCGATCGGGGCACGACGCCGATTTCCCTCTCGGGGCTCGCGGCGGGCAAGCACCGGGTCACGGTGACGCGGGAGGGCTACCGGCCCTACGAGGCCGAGTTCGACTGGGCCGGCGGCCGGACGCAGGTCGTCAGGGCGACCTTGGTGCCGATTCCCGGCTCGCTGGTCGTCACCGCCGACGTGGGCGACGCCCGCGTCGAGGTGGACGATCGCGACGTGGGCCGGGCGCCGGTGCACGTCGCCGACCTGCCGCCCGGCTCGCACAAGGTGCGTGTCACCGCCGGGGCGCGGACGCCCTTCGAGCAGACCGTGGAGGTCCGCACGGCCCGCACGGCGCACCTGCGGGCGCGCCTGGGCGCGGACGCCGGCACCGAGAGCGACTTCCGGGGCCTCGCCGTGGTGCCGCGCAGCGCGGCCGCCGCCGACCGCGCCCTCGCCCTGGCCGTACAGCGGAACCTCCAGGAGGTCCATCCCGAGGTGGTCCTGGCCGATCCGGTCGAGGGCGTCCGCATGGCCAACGCCCTGTTCCCCGAGGAGGGCGGCGACGATCCCGACCTGGTCCGGAAGGTGGCGCAGGGCTTGCAGGCTCGCCAGGTCGCGGTTGTCGGCGCCGGCTCCTACGAGCCGTTCGCGTTCCGCTGGGGCGTCTGGCCGACCCGCCCGACGCTGCGCGCCGACGTGAGGATCCACCAGGGGACGGGCCCGCGGCAGTCCGTGGGGCTGCCGGTAGCGTTCGAAGGCGGCGAGGCATGGCTCGGCTCGGGCGATCGGAACCCCGATCGCGAAGCCCTGCTGCCGGGCCTGGCCGCGAACGTCGCGTCCGCCCTGGCCGGGAAGCCGGCGCGGCCCCTCGAGATACCGGGCGCGCCCCCGCTCATCGAGACCTTGTCGGCGTTCACCGGCAACACCCGCGCGGGGCTCGGCTTCGGCCTGCTCTACGAAGTGAGGGCGCTGGACTTCCTGGAGTTCGGCGCGGGCCTGGCATACGCGAATGCGCTGGGGAACGACTTCAAGTCCGGGTCCCGGCTGACCTACGCGGGCGCCGGCAACGACCTTGTTTACGGCGTGGGCCAGCACCACCAGTTGCGGGTGGACGCCCTGTGGCGCTTCGACGGGCCGCCCCGCCCAAGGGGGCCCTGGTTCGACGCGCCGCGCCTGGCGCCCTATGTGGGCCTGGGCGCACGCGTCAACGTGCCCCGCTACGAGGTGTACGGCGTCAACCGCAAGGACCCTGAGGGCGGCTACTACGCCACCGAGCCGCGCGGCTCGTTGCTGGGCGGCACCAAGGTCTCGTTCGGCGGCCTGGTGCTGCGAGCCGAACTCGAGTTCCCGGTCGTGGCCACCATCCAGGACAAGGACGCCACGACGCTCACCCTGGCCGGCGGCTGGGTCTTCTAG
- a CDS encoding right-handed parallel beta-helix repeat-containing protein, protein MRFSIAVAGLAAGLAAWPADARSVLFVGPRDVIQHALWRALPGDVVEVAGSHVEQVRMPSRVTLRGVRGAEVRFDRGAVITFRDVRGARVEGFRIVRAAGAEGGENADPAVLFENADATLAGCTVQSRTGGIGVTGASTAHLLDNRVVGAEIGIVFKDVALGYADGNAISDSREAGVEIRGEAAPHLVDTVVSRNRVGLRYLERALGDAVGTVASDNSLCGIRVEGRAEPALSGGRIAANPVGVFIGDQANVRLSGAEVRDNVVDGLVASDSARVVATRNRFAGNGRFGASIEGAAIVRVEAGAAESNRMAGMAVWDGAAPVFSKVTFSGNAQSGLLFAGRSRGTAIGCSARDNGWDGIEVRGEASPSISQCLLVGNAGSGVRFWQAASGTAKGNRAIANRRTGLAAWDRASVHLAENRAERNEVAGVAFFAHASGTATGNEARRNLLAGAAIADFAAPALTGNLLEDNGTGLLYLDRAAGEARDNTIRGNWTSGVALWGFAAPLLEANAISENRGAGVFCVDHAAPRLARNAISGNTLGVDVENPEHTAGSPRLAGNAIAGNLFLDYNGVRPVYPER, encoded by the coding sequence GTGCGATTCTCGATCGCGGTGGCGGGGTTGGCGGCCGGCCTTGCGGCCTGGCCGGCGGACGCGCGGTCGGTGCTCTTCGTCGGCCCGCGGGACGTGATCCAGCACGCCCTGTGGCGGGCCCTGCCCGGGGATGTGGTGGAAGTCGCCGGCAGCCACGTCGAGCAGGTGCGGATGCCCTCCCGCGTGACGTTGCGCGGCGTGCGGGGCGCCGAGGTGCGCTTCGATCGCGGCGCGGTGATCACCTTCCGCGACGTGCGGGGCGCGCGGGTCGAGGGATTCAGGATAGTCCGCGCAGCCGGGGCGGAGGGCGGCGAGAACGCCGACCCCGCCGTGCTGTTCGAAAACGCCGACGCGACCCTCGCGGGGTGTACGGTACAGAGCCGTACCGGCGGCATCGGCGTAACAGGAGCCAGCACGGCGCACCTCCTGGATAACCGCGTCGTGGGCGCCGAGATAGGCATCGTCTTCAAGGACGTCGCTCTGGGGTACGCCGACGGCAACGCGATCAGCGACAGCCGAGAGGCCGGCGTCGAGATCCGCGGGGAAGCGGCGCCGCACCTGGTGGACACGGTCGTGAGCCGCAATCGCGTGGGCCTGCGCTACCTGGAGCGCGCCCTGGGCGATGCCGTGGGCACGGTCGCCAGCGACAACTCGCTCTGCGGGATCCGGGTGGAAGGCAGAGCCGAACCCGCGCTGTCCGGTGGCCGCATAGCCGCGAATCCCGTCGGCGTCTTCATCGGGGACCAGGCCAACGTGCGGCTGTCCGGGGCCGAGGTGCGTGACAACGTGGTCGACGGCCTGGTCGCCAGCGACTCGGCGCGCGTGGTCGCGACGCGCAACCGCTTTGCCGGCAATGGCCGCTTCGGCGCCTCGATCGAGGGCGCGGCGATCGTGCGGGTCGAGGCCGGCGCGGCCGAGAGCAACCGGATGGCAGGGATGGCGGTCTGGGACGGCGCGGCGCCGGTCTTCTCGAAAGTGACATTCTCGGGCAACGCGCAAAGCGGCCTGCTCTTCGCGGGGCGGTCGCGGGGGACGGCGATCGGCTGCTCGGCCCGGGACAACGGCTGGGACGGCATCGAGGTCCGGGGGGAGGCGTCGCCTTCGATCTCGCAATGCCTGCTGGTCGGCAACGCCGGTTCGGGTGTCCGCTTCTGGCAGGCGGCGTCGGGGACCGCGAAGGGCAACCGGGCCATTGCCAACCGCCGCACGGGCCTGGCCGCCTGGGACCGGGCGAGCGTTCACCTGGCCGAGAACCGGGCCGAACGCAACGAAGTGGCCGGTGTCGCCTTCTTCGCGCACGCGTCCGGCACGGCGACCGGCAACGAAGCCCGCCGCAACCTCCTGGCCGGCGCGGCGATCGCCGACTTCGCCGCGCCGGCGCTGACCGGCAATCTCCTGGAAGACAACGGGACGGGCCTGCTCTACCTCGACCGGGCCGCCGGCGAGGCCCGCGACAACACGATCCGCGGCAACTGGACCTCCGGCGTCGCGCTCTGGGGCTTCGCCGCGCCGCTGCTCGAGGCCAACGCCATCAGCGAGAACCGGGGCGCGGGGGTATTCTGCGTCGATCACGCCGCGCCGCGCCTCGCGCGCAACGCGATCTCCGGCAACACCCTGGGCGTGGACGTCGAGAATCCCGAGCACACGGCCGGTTCCCCGCGCCTGGCCGGCAACGCCATCGCCGGCAACCTGTTCCTGGACTACAACGGCGTCCGGCCGGTGTATCCCGAACGCTGA
- a CDS encoding glucosaminidase domain-containing protein, with the protein MSSVTAYAPSNPASPWIAATAPVTPAVLPVEPALQLAQDQWAVSQPPIRDGMAPIGELPPVTTDASGQLVPAAPEGLAAAPEGLAAPPEGLATAPPAVAAAPAPSAEAATAAALLAPGYGPDYGQLAAAQAPAGHALVLIGDNLPKLAQRYLGDASRWVEIFELNRDQILNPEVILPGMVLRLPQGAKPANPPAPPPVRPVPVPTPPAEPAGDPEALKRVTPQQLAHLGATDKAKFFAVLKPAAVEAERQYGVPWQVTLAQAALESGWGKYPIGGYNIFGIKGSGPAGSVVKETKEWRGGRYVTENARFARYNDFYEAVVLHGKLFHNGYYDKAVKGFARDRDPVQFVRDIQGIYATSPTYQDNILTIMRQYKLI; encoded by the coding sequence ATGTCGTCCGTGACCGCGTACGCGCCGAGCAATCCGGCATCGCCCTGGATTGCCGCCACCGCGCCGGTCACGCCCGCGGTCCTCCCGGTCGAACCGGCGCTGCAGCTTGCCCAGGACCAATGGGCAGTGTCGCAACCCCCGATCCGGGACGGCATGGCGCCGATCGGCGAGCTGCCGCCGGTGACCACCGACGCCAGCGGCCAACTCGTACCGGCCGCACCGGAAGGTCTGGCCGCCGCGCCGGAAGGTCTGGCCGCCCCGCCTGAAGGCCTGGCCACCGCGCCGCCAGCCGTGGCAGCCGCTCCGGCGCCGTCAGCGGAAGCCGCGACCGCGGCCGCCCTGCTGGCCCCCGGCTACGGCCCAGATTACGGGCAACTCGCCGCCGCCCAGGCGCCCGCCGGGCACGCCCTGGTGCTCATCGGGGACAACCTTCCAAAGCTGGCGCAGCGCTACCTGGGCGACGCGTCGCGGTGGGTCGAGATTTTCGAGCTCAATCGGGATCAGATCCTCAACCCCGAGGTCATCCTCCCGGGCATGGTCCTGCGCCTGCCGCAGGGCGCCAAACCGGCCAATCCGCCGGCTCCGCCGCCCGTGCGCCCCGTGCCCGTGCCGACGCCGCCGGCCGAACCGGCGGGCGATCCCGAGGCCCTCAAGCGCGTCACTCCGCAGCAACTCGCGCACCTTGGCGCCACCGACAAGGCCAAGTTCTTCGCCGTCCTCAAACCCGCCGCCGTCGAGGCCGAGCGGCAGTACGGCGTGCCCTGGCAGGTCACCCTGGCGCAGGCCGCCCTCGAGAGCGGCTGGGGCAAGTACCCCATTGGCGGCTACAACATCTTCGGCATCAAGGGCAGCGGGCCCGCCGGCAGCGTGGTCAAGGAGACCAAGGAATGGCGGGGCGGCCGCTACGTGACCGAGAACGCCCGCTTCGCCAGGTACAACGACTTCTACGAGGCCGTGGTCCTGCACGGGAAGCTGTTCCACAACGGCTACTACGACAAGGCGGTGAAGGGCTTCGCCCGCGATCGCGACCCGGTGCAGTTCGTCCGCGACATCCAGGGCATCTACGCCACGAGCCCGACCTACCAGGACAACATCCTGACGATCATGAGGCAGTACAAGCTCATCTAG
- a CDS encoding type 2 isopentenyl-diphosphate Delta-isomerase has translation MASDIFNRKQEHLDICLTQDVSSRLTTGFEKLRFRHRALPGIDLSQVTTWTTFLDKPLGAPLLIGAMTGGTARGREINRNLAIAAQALKVGMVVGSQRIAIEHPEVAHTFAIAREEAPDIPLGANLGAIQLVNGYGAKECQKAVKMLQADFLVLHLNALQEAIQPRGQTNWGHVLPRIAEVIAKLGVPVVVKEVGFGISGEDARALREAGVAILDVSGAGGTSWALVEGYRHPDAMWKKVALQFGNWGIPTVDCIRECRKAAPDVPLIASGGIRNGIDVAKALALGASWCSVSGGILAAASESADAVQEWLDSYMSELRLALFAQGLQSVSELKPEHLVVG, from the coding sequence ATGGCGTCCGACATCTTCAACCGCAAGCAGGAGCACCTCGACATCTGCCTTACCCAGGACGTGTCGAGCCGGCTCACGACGGGCTTCGAGAAACTCCGCTTCCGCCACCGGGCGCTCCCCGGCATCGATCTGTCCCAGGTCACCACCTGGACCACGTTCCTGGACAAGCCGCTGGGAGCGCCGCTGCTGATCGGCGCCATGACGGGCGGCACGGCTCGCGGGCGCGAGATCAACCGCAACCTGGCGATCGCGGCTCAGGCGCTCAAGGTCGGGATGGTGGTCGGCAGCCAGCGCATCGCCATCGAGCACCCCGAAGTCGCCCATACCTTCGCGATCGCCCGGGAGGAGGCTCCCGATATCCCCCTGGGGGCCAACCTCGGCGCCATCCAGCTGGTAAACGGCTATGGCGCCAAGGAATGCCAGAAGGCCGTGAAAATGCTCCAGGCCGACTTCCTGGTGCTGCACCTCAACGCCCTGCAGGAGGCCATCCAGCCTCGCGGGCAGACCAACTGGGGCCACGTGCTGCCCCGCATCGCCGAAGTCATCGCCAAGCTCGGGGTGCCGGTCGTGGTCAAGGAGGTGGGTTTCGGGATCTCGGGCGAGGATGCCCGCGCCCTGCGCGAGGCCGGGGTGGCGATCCTGGACGTGTCAGGCGCTGGCGGGACGTCCTGGGCCCTCGTGGAGGGCTACCGGCATCCCGACGCCATGTGGAAGAAAGTGGCGCTGCAATTCGGCAACTGGGGCATCCCCACGGTGGACTGCATCCGCGAGTGCCGCAAGGCGGCGCCGGACGTCCCGCTGATCGCGTCGGGCGGCATCCGCAACGGCATCGACGTGGCCAAGGCGCTGGCGCTGGGCGCTTCCTGGTGCTCGGTCTCCGGCGGCATCCTGGCCGCGGCCTCCGAATCCGCCGACGCCGTGCAGGAGTGGCTCGACAGCTACATGTCGGAGCTGCGCCTGGCGCTCTTCGCTCAGGGGCTCCAGTCGGTCTCCGAACTCAAGCCCGAGCACCTGGTCGTCGGTTAA
- a CDS encoding bifunctional metallophosphatase/5'-nucleotidase, giving the protein MLRRTLALIVLATAAIGFGGATATAEAAPSRLIILHTNDTHSHLSPYDKKDLKSIGGIARRATIIKKEQAQQAGRVLVLDGGDCFQGTPIFNFFHGEAEFAAMDAAGYDAVTVGNHDLDDGLLNLQRVYKGRKFKLINTNLVDDQTGKPLFVPSWLVERSGLKVGVFGILGEGSAWHAIAAAQRKGLKVLPAVPVAQKAVADLKARGADFIVMMSHSGLEEDKRLAAEVPGIHVIVGGHSHTKVDAPIAVKSGDWTTLVLQAYQWGEYLGRLELEVDGGKIVSSNGYLVPIAGDTPEDAGVAKIVEGYESQIRDRMAKVIGQAPRGLSVDGKYDRDCELGNWATDLLRARTNADVAILNSGGLRAPINPGPVRVADVFTVFPFENRIVRVDMTGAQLKQVLDMVASKRVSMLQVSGLSFRIDGGQIADLSVGGGPLDPGKTYRITTIDYIAQGNDKYTPFTEAKGYEDMGVLLRDFVLDGIKGNPTLEPPADRRIQLGSR; this is encoded by the coding sequence GTGCTTCGCCGTACACTCGCCCTCATCGTTCTCGCCACCGCCGCCATCGGGTTCGGCGGAGCCACGGCCACGGCCGAGGCCGCGCCGTCGCGGCTGATCATCCTGCACACCAACGACACGCACTCCCACCTTTCGCCCTACGACAAGAAGGATCTCAAGTCGATCGGCGGGATCGCCCGGCGGGCCACGATCATCAAGAAGGAGCAGGCGCAGCAGGCGGGCCGGGTGCTGGTCCTGGACGGCGGCGACTGCTTCCAGGGCACGCCCATCTTCAACTTCTTCCACGGCGAGGCCGAGTTCGCCGCCATGGACGCCGCGGGCTACGATGCGGTCACGGTCGGCAATCACGATCTCGACGACGGCCTGCTCAACCTCCAGCGCGTCTACAAGGGCCGCAAGTTCAAGCTGATCAACACCAACCTGGTGGACGATCAGACCGGCAAGCCGCTTTTCGTGCCATCCTGGCTGGTCGAACGCTCGGGCCTCAAGGTCGGCGTCTTCGGAATCCTGGGCGAGGGCAGCGCCTGGCATGCCATCGCCGCCGCGCAGCGCAAGGGCCTCAAGGTCCTGCCGGCGGTGCCCGTGGCGCAGAAAGCCGTCGCGGACCTCAAGGCCCGCGGCGCCGACTTCATCGTGATGATGAGCCACAGCGGCCTCGAAGAGGACAAGCGCCTCGCAGCCGAGGTGCCGGGCATCCACGTCATCGTGGGCGGGCACAGCCATACCAAGGTGGATGCGCCGATTGCGGTGAAGAGCGGCGACTGGACCACGCTGGTGCTGCAGGCCTACCAGTGGGGCGAGTACCTCGGCCGGCTGGAGCTGGAAGTGGACGGCGGGAAGATCGTCTCGAGCAACGGCTACCTGGTCCCTATCGCGGGCGACACGCCCGAGGACGCCGGCGTGGCGAAGATCGTCGAGGGCTACGAGTCCCAGATTCGCGACCGCATGGCCAAGGTGATCGGCCAGGCTCCCAGGGGGCTGTCGGTCGACGGCAAGTACGATCGGGATTGCGAGCTGGGCAACTGGGCCACCGATCTACTCCGCGCCAGGACCAATGCCGACGTCGCGATCCTCAACTCCGGCGGCCTGCGCGCACCGATCAATCCCGGCCCCGTCAGGGTCGCCGACGTGTTCACCGTCTTCCCGTTCGAGAATCGCATCGTCCGGGTGGACATGACCGGCGCGCAGCTCAAGCAGGTGCTCGACATGGTCGCGTCCAAGCGCGTGAGCATGCTGCAGGTGAGCGGCCTGTCATTCCGCATCGACGGAGGCCAGATCGCCGACCTGTCCGTCGGGGGCGGCCCGCTGGATCCCGGCAAGACCTACCGCATCACGACGATCGACTACATCGCGCAAGGCAACGACAAGTACACGCCGTTCACCGAGGCCAAGGGCTACGAGGACATGGGCGTCCTGCTGAGGGACTTCGTCCTCGACGGGATCAAGGGGAATCCCACGCTGGAACCGCCGGCAGACCGGCGCATCCAGCTGGGATCCCGCTGA
- a CDS encoding bifunctional precorrin-2 dehydrogenase/sirohydrochlorin ferrochelatase, whose translation MSYMVDLHLAGKMVLVVGGGRLAEAHAEQLLVAGARLRVVAPELTTGMAKVVEAAGLEWVERDYRADDLADAWLVLALTDDPATNAAICREADEAGRLVCGDGDGYRGNIGLPAVLRRGSVLIAASAGVPHLARQILLELEEDFGPEWAEYANRLDALHDRIAAVPEGMERQRLIHRLTSPAVLGLVRSGDTAEWQEHLEAAIAHLPERV comes from the coding sequence TTGAGCTACATGGTGGATCTCCACCTGGCCGGCAAGATGGTCCTTGTGGTGGGTGGGGGCCGACTGGCCGAAGCCCATGCCGAGCAACTCCTGGTCGCGGGGGCCCGCCTGCGCGTCGTCGCTCCCGAACTCACGACCGGCATGGCCAAGGTCGTCGAAGCGGCCGGGCTCGAATGGGTTGAGCGGGACTACCGGGCGGACGATCTTGCCGACGCCTGGCTCGTGCTCGCGCTGACCGACGATCCGGCCACTAACGCGGCAATTTGCCGGGAGGCCGACGAGGCAGGACGCCTGGTGTGCGGCGATGGCGACGGGTACCGGGGCAACATTGGCCTGCCGGCGGTGCTGCGGCGCGGCAGCGTGCTGATCGCCGCTTCCGCGGGGGTGCCGCACCTGGCCCGCCAGATCTTGCTGGAGCTCGAAGAGGATTTCGGTCCGGAATGGGCCGAATATGCCAATCGCCTGGATGCCCTCCACGACCGGATCGCGGCCGTGCCGGAGGGCATGGAGCGGCAGCGCCTCATCCACCGGCTCACGAGCCCCGCCGTCCTCGGCCTGGTGCGCAGCGGCGACACGGCCGAGTGGCAGGAGCACCTCGAAGCGGCAATCGCCCATCTGCCGGAGAGGGTCTGA
- the tsaD gene encoding tRNA (adenosine(37)-N6)-threonylcarbamoyltransferase complex transferase subunit TsaD: protein MAGAPRSGNRPSAGEGLSPLLVLGIESSCDETSVALVADGAVIRANLISSQADVHARFGGVVPEVASRRHIEVVSPLLGEALEKAGATWEDVGAVATTRGPGLAGALLVGMMAAKGIAWARGVPLVGVNHLAAHIWANRMAFPDLPLPFLCLLVSGGHTALVRVEGPGDFRDLGHTRDDAAGEAYDKVARLLDLGYPGGPAIDRLAQTGDPRAFDLPRAFLEGTRDFSFSGLKTAVRRLVEKHRLAGIPLDVAGMAASFQAAVVDVLVGKAIAAAEGEGLAVVGVAGGVAANSALRSRLGEACEERGWRFVCPPFALCTDNAAMIAGLGYELLRLGREDDLAMPAAARFPL from the coding sequence GTGGCAGGAGCACCTCGAAGCGGCAATCGCCCATCTGCCGGAGAGGGTCTGAGCCCGCTGCTGGTTCTGGGCATCGAATCCAGCTGCGACGAGACCTCGGTCGCCCTCGTCGCGGACGGCGCGGTCATCCGCGCCAACCTGATCTCTTCGCAGGCCGATGTCCACGCCCGCTTCGGCGGCGTGGTCCCCGAGGTGGCCTCCCGCCGCCATATCGAGGTCGTGTCGCCCCTGCTGGGCGAGGCGCTGGAGAAGGCGGGCGCGACCTGGGAGGACGTGGGCGCCGTCGCGACGACCCGCGGGCCCGGTCTGGCCGGCGCCCTGCTCGTGGGCATGATGGCCGCCAAGGGCATCGCCTGGGCCCGCGGCGTTCCGCTGGTGGGAGTCAACCACCTGGCCGCGCACATCTGGGCCAATCGCATGGCCTTCCCCGACCTGCCGCTTCCCTTCCTGTGCCTCCTGGTCTCGGGAGGCCACACGGCGCTGGTGCGGGTGGAAGGCCCGGGCGACTTCCGGGATCTCGGCCACACGCGCGACGACGCCGCCGGCGAGGCGTACGACAAGGTCGCCCGGCTCCTCGACCTGGGGTATCCCGGGGGCCCGGCGATCGACCGGCTGGCGCAGACCGGCGATCCGCGGGCGTTCGACCTGCCGCGAGCCTTCCTGGAGGGCACCCGGGACTTCTCGTTCTCGGGCCTCAAGACCGCCGTGCGGCGCCTCGTGGAGAAGCACCGGTTGGCCGGCATCCCGCTCGACGTCGCCGGCATGGCCGCTTCCTTCCAGGCGGCGGTGGTGGACGTGCTGGTGGGCAAGGCGATCGCCGCGGCTGAGGGTGAGGGTCTGGCCGTCGTGGGGGTGGCCGGGGGCGTAGCCGCCAACTCGGCGTTGCGATCGCGCCTCGGCGAGGCTTGCGAGGAGCGGGGCTGGCGTTTCGTCTGCCCGCCTTTTGCGCTCTGCACGGACAATGCCGCGATGATCGCGGGCCTCGGTTACGAACTGTTGCGCCTGGGGCGGGAGGATGACTTGGCGATGCCGGCCGCGGCCCGGTTCCCGCTTTGA
- a CDS encoding BON domain-containing protein, whose protein sequence is MTDSEILDHVHAVLTRDPRVRDRSEGGNITVFCRDGQIVLAGEVEELPAKMVSERLARAVNGVRCVVNNLRVKAIPSRTDAEIQAHLMDAFEQDHSLDERLLSPIVQDSVVTLTGTVDALAKKRLAGLLAWWIAGVRDVKNHLTVAPEEEDSDAEILDFVCIALEMDKLVDESRIGVKVKDGIVTLVGVAHNSQEVRLAEADAWAVHGVRDVVNKLEME, encoded by the coding sequence GTGACGGATTCCGAAATCTTGGACCACGTCCATGCGGTCCTCACCCGCGATCCGAGGGTGCGGGACCGCAGCGAAGGGGGAAACATCACGGTTTTCTGCCGGGACGGGCAGATAGTCTTGGCGGGCGAGGTCGAGGAACTGCCGGCCAAGATGGTGTCCGAACGCCTGGCCCGGGCGGTCAACGGCGTGCGCTGCGTGGTCAACAACCTGCGGGTCAAGGCCATCCCCAGTCGCACCGACGCCGAGATCCAGGCGCACCTGATGGACGCCTTCGAGCAGGATCACAGCCTGGACGAGCGCCTGCTGTCGCCGATCGTGCAGGACAGCGTGGTGACGCTCACGGGGACGGTGGACGCCCTGGCCAAGAAGCGCCTGGCGGGCCTGCTGGCGTGGTGGATCGCCGGCGTCCGCGACGTCAAGAACCACCTGACCGTGGCGCCGGAGGAAGAGGATTCCGACGCGGAAATCCTGGACTTCGTGTGCATCGCGCTGGAGATGGACAAACTGGTCGACGAGTCGCGCATCGGCGTCAAGGTCAAGGACGGCATCGTCACCCTGGTCGGCGTCGCGCACAACAGCCAGGAGGTCAGGCTCGCGGAGGCCGACGCCTGGGCGGTCCACGGCGTCAGGGACGTCGTCAACAAACTGGAAATGGAGTAA
- a CDS encoding peptidylprolyl isomerase, which translates to MKKAIISTEKGNIELELFDKDAPGTVANFEKLAKSGYYDGLTFHRVIEGFMSQGGCPKGTGTGGPGYTIKCETDGNPHKHVPGALSMAHAGKDTGGSQFFICHENADWLDGKHTVFGQTLAGLDIVRSMKNGFRMEKVEIVEG; encoded by the coding sequence ATGAAGAAAGCCATCATAAGCACGGAAAAGGGCAACATCGAACTCGAACTCTTCGATAAGGACGCGCCGGGGACCGTCGCCAACTTCGAGAAGCTCGCCAAGTCGGGCTATTACGACGGCCTGACCTTCCACCGGGTCATCGAGGGCTTCATGTCCCAGGGCGGCTGTCCCAAGGGGACAGGCACCGGGGGGCCCGGTTACACCATCAAGTGCGAGACCGACGGAAATCCCCACAAGCACGTCCCGGGCGCCCTCTCGATGGCGCACGCCGGCAAGGATACCGGCGGCAGCCAGTTCTTCATCTGCCACGAGAACGCCGACTGGCTGGACGGCAAGCACACCGTCTTCGGCCAGACCCTCGCGGGCCTGGACATCGTGCGTTCCATGAAAAACGGCTTCCGGATGGAGAAGGTCGAAATCGTAGAAGGCTAG